In one Epinephelus moara isolate mb chromosome 6, YSFRI_EMoa_1.0, whole genome shotgun sequence genomic region, the following are encoded:
- the mrpl51 gene encoding 39S ribosomal protein L51, mitochondrial, translated as MSVLGGLLRAGVSFCQSAGTLLHTARTFSTGTCRQIRMHSIPELKKVDRWTEKRSMFGVYDNIGILGDFKAHPKDLIMAPCWVKAFRGNELQRLIRKKKMVGDRMMTLERHNLEKRIRYLYKRFNRYGKFR; from the exons ATGTCTGTACTGGGAGGGTTACTGAGAGCTGGAGTGTCCTTCTGTCAGTCTGCTGGGACTCTGCTCCACACAGCCAGGACCTTTTCTACTG GTACGTGCCGTCAGATCAGGATGCATTCCATTCCAGAGCTGAAGAAGGTGGACAGGTGGACTGAGAAGAGGAGCATGTTCGGGGTTTATGACAACATAGGCATCTTAG GGGACTTCAAAGCTCATCCCAAAGACCTCATCATGGCGCCCTGCTGGGTGAAGGCTTTCAGAGGCAACGAACTGCAGCGTCTAATAAGAAAGAAGAAGATGGTGGGCGACAGAATGATGACTCTGGAGAGACACAACTTGGAGAAAAGGATCCGTTATCTCTACAAACGTTTCAACCGCTATGGCAAATTCCGCTAA